The following are encoded together in the Streptomyces flavofungini genome:
- the mtnA gene encoding S-methyl-5-thioribose-1-phosphate isomerase yields MADQYAQSGEAVRRSEGPEIPGIPQTPGIPAIRWDEPPEGPVVVLLDQTRLPGEESELVCTDPPALVQAIRTLAVRGAPLLGITGAYGVALAAARGFDVDEAADALAGARPTAVNLAYGARRAQTAYREALADGADERRAAGAVLAAARAVHAEDAEASARMAVHGLALLDELMPGGGHRVLTHCNTGALVSGGEGTAFAVALAAHREGRLRRLWVDETRPLLQGARLTAYEAARNGMPYTLLTDNAAGSLFAAGEVDAVLIGADRIAADGSVANKVGSYPLAVLARYHHVPFIVVAPVTTVDPQTPDGAAIEVEQRAGHEVTEVTVPFVSMAGAEAGGGISVAPLGTQAYNPAFDVTPPELVTAVVTEEGVVSPVTAEGLAELCARSRQVTIS; encoded by the coding sequence ATGGCTGATCAGTACGCGCAATCCGGCGAGGCAGTGCGGCGGTCCGAAGGCCCTGAGATCCCCGGGATCCCCCAGACCCCAGGGATTCCCGCGATCCGCTGGGACGAGCCACCGGAGGGACCCGTCGTCGTCCTCCTCGACCAGACCCGGCTCCCGGGTGAGGAGAGCGAGCTGGTGTGCACGGACCCGCCCGCCCTTGTGCAGGCCATCCGGACGCTGGCGGTGCGCGGGGCGCCGTTGCTCGGCATCACGGGTGCGTACGGCGTCGCGCTGGCCGCGGCCCGCGGCTTCGACGTCGACGAGGCCGCTGACGCCCTCGCGGGTGCGCGGCCCACCGCGGTCAACCTGGCGTACGGGGCGCGCAGGGCCCAGACGGCGTACCGCGAGGCCCTGGCCGACGGCGCGGACGAGCGGCGCGCGGCGGGGGCGGTCCTCGCCGCGGCGCGGGCGGTGCACGCGGAGGACGCCGAGGCCAGCGCGCGGATGGCGGTGCACGGCCTGGCGCTGCTCGATGAGCTGATGCCCGGCGGCGGCCACCGTGTCCTCACGCACTGCAACACTGGGGCGCTGGTCTCCGGAGGCGAGGGCACGGCCTTCGCGGTGGCGCTCGCCGCGCACCGTGAGGGGCGGTTGCGCAGGCTGTGGGTCGACGAGACCCGGCCGCTGCTCCAGGGCGCCAGGCTGACGGCGTACGAGGCGGCGCGCAACGGCATGCCGTACACCCTCCTGACCGACAACGCCGCGGGTTCGCTGTTCGCGGCCGGCGAGGTGGACGCCGTGCTGATCGGCGCCGACCGGATCGCGGCCGACGGTTCGGTGGCCAACAAGGTGGGGAGCTATCCGCTCGCGGTGCTGGCCCGCTATCACCACGTGCCGTTCATCGTGGTGGCGCCGGTGACGACCGTGGACCCGCAGACCCCGGACGGGGCCGCCATCGAGGTGGAACAGCGAGCCGGCCATGAGGTGACGGAGGTCACAGTGCCCTTCGTGTCGATGGCCGGGGCCGAGGCGGGAGGGGGGATCTCGGTGGCACCACTGGGGACGCAGGCGTACAACCCGGCGTTCGATGTCACCCCGCCCGAGTTGGTGACAGCCGTCGTCACGGAGGAAGGTGTCGTCTCACCCGTGACAGCGGAGGGCCTCGCCGAGCTGTGTGCCAGGTCACGCCAGGTAACGATTAGCTAA
- a CDS encoding ComF family protein translates to MRGWWQDLTDLVLPADCAGCGGPRVALCAGCRAALCGAAPRRVRPDPEPRGLPAVYAAAAYGQAVRAVLLAHKERGALPLAGALGEALAGAVLTALRAAAADGVVDGAVGRAVGGAEPGIWPGRGSGRVLGGPVLLVPVPSARRSVRARGHDPVRRIALAAAGELRRAGMPVSVLSALRQRRAVADQAGLNSRQRQANLSGALEVVAGAGPLLRDAGRIVVVDDLMTTGASLAEAARALGGVCGAHGVGDRAGGEGDATARGIGGAGRGSGFGGSSGSEGSGEGRGSGESGRTGRRAQVTAGRQAGNRPSWEGGDGVAKVAGKGCPASGMPRLNIIRAAVVATSAASFEINRN, encoded by the coding sequence ATGCGGGGGTGGTGGCAGGACCTCACGGATCTGGTGCTGCCGGCTGACTGCGCGGGCTGCGGGGGGCCGCGCGTGGCTCTGTGCGCCGGATGCCGGGCCGCTCTGTGCGGGGCGGCGCCGCGCAGGGTGCGGCCGGATCCGGAGCCGCGGGGGCTGCCGGCGGTGTACGCGGCTGCGGCGTACGGACAAGCGGTGCGGGCGGTGCTGCTCGCGCACAAGGAGCGGGGCGCGCTGCCGCTGGCCGGGGCGCTCGGCGAGGCCCTCGCGGGCGCGGTCCTGACGGCGCTGCGGGCAGCGGCGGCGGACGGGGTCGTGGACGGCGCTGTGGGCAGGGCCGTGGGCGGGGCGGAGCCCGGGATCTGGCCGGGCCGAGGTTCCGGTCGAGTGCTCGGCGGGCCCGTGCTGTTGGTGCCGGTGCCGTCCGCGCGGCGGTCCGTGCGGGCACGGGGGCACGACCCGGTGCGGCGGATCGCGCTGGCGGCGGCGGGGGAGCTGCGGCGGGCCGGGATGCCGGTGAGTGTGCTGTCCGCGCTGCGGCAGCGGCGCGCGGTCGCGGACCAGGCGGGGCTCAACTCCCGTCAGCGGCAGGCGAACCTGTCGGGTGCGCTGGAGGTGGTGGCCGGTGCGGGGCCGCTGCTGCGGGACGCGGGGCGGATCGTCGTCGTGGACGACCTGATGACCACGGGCGCCTCGCTGGCGGAGGCGGCCCGTGCACTGGGAGGCGTATGTGGCGCACACGGGGTAGGTGACAGGGCAGGAGGAGAGGGGGACGCGACGGCGAGGGGGATCGGCGGGGCCGGGAGGGGGAGCGGGTTCGGCGGGAGCAGCGGGTCCGAAGGGAGCGGAGAGGGCAGAGGGAGCGGAGAGAGCGGCAGGACCGGACGGAGGGCACAGGTGACGGCGGGGCGCCAGGCCGGGAACCGGCCAAGCTGGGAGGGCGGGGACGGCGTCGCGAAAGTGGCCGGGAAAGGGTGCCCGGCCAGCGGAATGCCTCGTTTAAACATCATCCGGGCCGCGGTTGTCGCCACTTCCGCGGCTTCTTTCGAAATAAACCGGAACTGA
- the mtrB gene encoding MtrAB system histidine kinase MtrB, whose amino-acid sequence MSRDSSSPAPGEPGARPGRTVRPPSPPRRAPRFGALVDSGLMLQGGVQGSSPLLRLFTRWVRRPLLPMMRLWRRNIQLKVVVTTLLMSLGVVLLLGFVVMSSVSNGLLKAKVNAAQSQADGGFRVAQEQANTAHQPTGQGGDAADGPTAQNSAVWLSELVEQLASGGQNAFYVVTLSSSASDSGSVRGPRASGGVDPIQSVPVDLRDRVDGGSLAYQSNTRIDFIDHRESQPGLVIGKQLSDLNGDSYQLYYLFPLTQEEESMNLVRGTLATAGLFVVVLLGAIAWLVVRQVVTPVRMAAGIAERLSAGRLQERMKVTGEDDIARLGEAFNKMASNLQLKIQQLEELSRMQRRFVSDVSHELRTPLTTVRMAADVIHEARVDFDPVTARSAELLADQLDRFESLLADLLEISRFDAGAAALEAEPIDLREVVRRVVGGAEPLAERKGTRIRVVGDQLPVVAEADARRVERVLRNLVVNAVEHGDGKDVVVRLAAAGGAVAVAVRDYGVGLKPGEATRVFSRFWRADPARARTTGGTGLGLSIALEDARLHGGWLQAWGEPGGGSQFRLTLPRTADEPLRGSPIPLEPDDSRRRLNGAGQPRADGTKRATVPHQAPPDRVPPPVPAKAPIAPRLARAAALDVDPTALPGNGARVVPRQAWEESGAERVPGERGEPDEGVGNGSYGDVDSRTGVGPVTGTASVGAADAAEDSELSAGANVAADSDTPMSSDTPNSSDTPNSADASADSDVRAGADAVAGREEEASRGR is encoded by the coding sequence GTGTCCCGGGACAGTTCCTCTCCGGCGCCCGGCGAACCGGGAGCGCGGCCGGGGCGGACTGTGCGGCCGCCGAGTCCGCCTCGACGCGCCCCGAGGTTCGGGGCGCTGGTCGACAGCGGTCTGATGCTGCAGGGCGGGGTGCAGGGCAGCAGCCCGCTGCTGCGGCTCTTCACGCGCTGGGTGCGCCGCCCGCTGCTGCCGATGATGCGGCTGTGGCGGCGCAACATCCAGCTGAAAGTCGTCGTCACGACGCTCCTGATGTCGCTGGGCGTGGTGCTGCTGCTCGGCTTCGTCGTCATGAGCTCGGTCAGCAACGGCCTGCTCAAGGCCAAGGTGAACGCGGCCCAGAGCCAGGCCGACGGCGGCTTCCGGGTCGCCCAGGAGCAGGCCAACACCGCCCACCAGCCCACTGGGCAGGGCGGCGACGCCGCGGACGGCCCCACCGCGCAGAACTCCGCCGTGTGGCTGTCCGAGCTGGTCGAGCAGCTCGCCAGCGGCGGCCAGAACGCCTTCTACGTAGTCACGCTCAGCTCCAGCGCGAGCGACAGCGGCAGCGTGCGCGGGCCGCGCGCCTCCGGCGGTGTGGACCCGATCCAGAGCGTGCCCGTGGACCTGCGCGACCGGGTCGACGGCGGCTCCCTCGCGTACCAGAGCAATACGCGCATCGACTTCATCGACCACCGCGAGTCCCAGCCCGGCCTGGTCATCGGCAAGCAGCTGAGCGACCTCAACGGCGACTCGTACCAGCTCTACTACCTCTTCCCGCTGACGCAGGAGGAGGAGTCGATGAACCTGGTGCGCGGCACGCTCGCCACGGCCGGTCTCTTCGTGGTGGTGCTCCTCGGGGCCATCGCCTGGCTGGTGGTGCGCCAGGTCGTCACGCCCGTGCGGATGGCGGCCGGGATCGCCGAGCGGCTGTCCGCGGGGCGCCTCCAGGAACGCATGAAGGTCACCGGAGAGGACGACATCGCGCGCCTCGGCGAGGCCTTCAACAAGATGGCGTCGAACCTCCAGCTCAAGATCCAGCAGCTGGAGGAGCTGTCGCGGATGCAGCGGCGGTTCGTCTCCGACGTGTCGCACGAGCTGCGGACGCCGCTGACGACCGTGCGGATGGCCGCCGACGTCATCCATGAGGCGCGCGTCGACTTCGATCCGGTGACGGCCCGCTCCGCGGAACTGCTCGCCGACCAGCTCGACCGCTTCGAGTCCCTGCTCGCCGACCTCCTCGAGATCAGCCGGTTCGACGCGGGCGCGGCGGCGCTGGAGGCCGAGCCGATAGACCTGCGGGAAGTCGTACGCCGCGTGGTGGGCGGTGCCGAGCCGCTGGCGGAGCGCAAGGGCACCCGCATACGGGTCGTCGGCGACCAGCTGCCGGTCGTCGCCGAGGCGGACGCACGACGGGTGGAGCGGGTCCTGCGGAACCTCGTCGTGAACGCCGTGGAGCACGGCGACGGCAAGGACGTGGTGGTCCGCCTCGCGGCCGCCGGCGGCGCCGTCGCCGTGGCGGTGCGGGACTACGGAGTCGGGCTCAAGCCCGGCGAGGCCACACGCGTGTTCAGCCGCTTCTGGCGGGCCGACCCGGCCCGCGCGCGTACCACCGGTGGTACGGGCCTCGGGCTCTCCATCGCCCTGGAGGACGCCCGGCTGCACGGCGGGTGGCTGCAGGCGTGGGGCGAGCCGGGCGGCGGATCGCAGTTCCGGCTCACCCTGCCGCGCACGGCCGACGAGCCGCTGCGGGGCTCGCCGATACCCCTGGAGCCCGACGACTCCCGCCGCCGTCTCAACGGCGCGGGGCAGCCCCGCGCGGACGGCACGAAGCGGGCCACGGTGCCCCACCAGGCGCCCCCGGACCGGGTGCCCCCGCCCGTGCCCGCGAAGGCGCCGATCGCGCCGAGGCTGGCCCGTGCGGCCGCCCTGGACGTGGACCCGACGGCACTGCCGGGCAACGGGGCGCGGGTCGTCCCGCGGCAGGCCTGGGAGGAGTCGGGCGCGGAGAGGGTTCCCGGCGAGCGCGGGGAGCCCGACGAGGGCGTGGGAAACGGCTCCTACGGAGACGTCGATTCGCGTACGGGCGTCGGCCCTGTGACAGGCACAGCCTCCGTAGGGGCCGCTGACGCCGCAGAGGACAGTGAACTCTCGGCCGGCGCGAACGTGGCCGCGGACAGTGACACCCCTATGAGCAGCGACACCCCCAACAGCAGTGACACCCCCAACAGCGCGGACGCTTCTGCGGACAGCGACGTCCGCGCCGGAGCGGACGCCGTCGCGGGCAGGGAAGAGGAGGCCTCGCGTGGGCGCTGA
- a CDS encoding DUF4350 domain-containing protein: MTDSPDTPPRATPPTHRTPPAHPTGIPGTPGTPDAPGTPSVSTALADAPTPPSDGPPPADGRPGTPSTSTAPTPRQLWTRTRGIVLAAVILLATAVAIAAVRSGTEHGSLDPRSADPYGSRAVAELLADRGVSTRVVTTTAEARAAAGPDTTLLVANPDLLTDRQQSRLHDATEGSGGRTVLVAPGSPSVSKLAPGVTADAAPSDDSTLSPDCDLPTARRAGPADVGGIRYDSLAPGAEACYVSDGLPSLLVLPATSAKDGSPETANAPEDTPKQAEGAQEAQDAPEAPEGAARNTPEKSPARGDTVVLGAPDILHNDRLDKHGNASLALQLLGSRPHLVWYLPSLSDDAVDETADDSFFDLIPSGWFWGTLQLTLAAALAALWRGRRLGPLVPEKLPVAIRASETAEGRARLYRKADARDRAAAALRSATRTRLAPLVGVPTARAHTPEALLPALTSRLRTPGRDLLPLLFGSPPGDDAGLIALADQLDALESEVRTS, encoded by the coding sequence ATGACGGACTCCCCCGACACCCCGCCCAGGGCGACGCCTCCCACGCACCGCACCCCTCCCGCACACCCCACCGGCATCCCCGGCACCCCGGGCACCCCCGACGCCCCCGGCACCCCCAGCGTCTCCACCGCACTCGCCGACGCCCCCACACCGCCCTCCGACGGACCGCCCCCTGCCGACGGCAGGCCCGGCACCCCGTCGACGTCGACGGCCCCTACGCCCCGTCAGCTCTGGACCCGCACCCGCGGCATCGTCCTCGCCGCCGTGATCCTCCTGGCGACCGCCGTCGCCATCGCGGCCGTCCGCTCCGGCACCGAGCACGGCAGCCTCGACCCGCGCTCCGCCGACCCCTACGGCAGCCGCGCCGTCGCCGAACTCCTCGCCGACCGGGGCGTGTCCACGCGCGTCGTCACCACCACCGCCGAGGCACGGGCCGCCGCGGGCCCCGACACCACCCTCCTGGTGGCCAACCCGGACCTGCTCACCGACCGCCAGCAGTCCCGGCTGCACGACGCCACCGAGGGCTCCGGCGGCCGCACCGTCCTGGTCGCCCCCGGCAGCCCGTCGGTGTCGAAGCTCGCCCCCGGGGTCACCGCGGACGCCGCCCCCAGCGACGACTCGACGCTGTCCCCGGACTGCGACCTGCCCACGGCCCGCCGCGCCGGCCCCGCGGACGTGGGCGGCATCCGCTACGACTCGCTCGCCCCCGGCGCCGAGGCCTGCTACGTCTCCGACGGCCTGCCCAGCCTCCTCGTCCTCCCCGCGACATCCGCGAAGGACGGCTCTCCGGAGACCGCCAACGCCCCGGAGGACACCCCGAAGCAAGCAGAGGGAGCACAGGAAGCCCAGGACGCGCCGGAAGCACCCGAGGGCGCCGCGCGGAACACCCCGGAGAAGTCCCCGGCGCGCGGCGACACGGTCGTCCTCGGCGCCCCCGACATCCTCCACAACGACCGCCTCGACAAGCACGGCAACGCCTCGCTCGCCCTGCAACTGCTCGGTTCGCGTCCCCACTTGGTCTGGTACCTCCCCTCGCTCTCCGACGACGCCGTCGACGAGACAGCCGACGACAGCTTCTTCGACCTGATCCCCTCCGGCTGGTTCTGGGGCACGCTGCAACTCACCCTCGCCGCCGCCCTCGCGGCCCTCTGGCGCGGCCGCCGCCTCGGCCCTCTCGTCCCCGAGAAACTCCCCGTCGCGATCCGCGCCTCGGAGACCGCCGAGGGCCGCGCCCGCCTCTACCGCAAGGCCGACGCCCGCGACCGCGCCGCCGCGGCCCTCCGCTCGGCCACCCGCACCCGACTCGCCCCCCTCGTCGGCGTCCCCACCGCCCGGGCCCACACACCCGAAGCGCTCCTGCCCGCCCTGACCAGCCGTCTCCGCACGCCCGGCCGGGACCTGCTCCCCCTCCTCTTCGGCTCGCCCCCCGGCGACGACGCAGGGCTCATCGCCCTCGCCGACCAACTCGACGCCCTCGAAAGTGAGGTTCGTACTTCATGA
- a CDS encoding LpqB family beta-propeller domain-containing protein codes for MGAEGQLRGRTRPLRAGVVLAACGVLIAGCASMPDEGNMKKVEASQRPDSQSQVRVYAMPPPEDAGAVDIVQGFLEALTSDDPDFAIARKYLTKKASQNWHPERSTTVLADGPNTVADNVGNNNEGERTYSLTGRRLATVNEQRAYKPDTRPYKQSVHLTQQSGPNGMVWRIDVPPVGVVLGESDFERNYQAVNKYYFASPPGNVKTRDRPGGQQGLVADPIYVRQRIDPLTETVKALLDGPTNWLGPVVRSAVPMGARLASGTKSLTPDDKNRLVVPLNARADTLGHDQCTQMAAQLLFTLQDLTSSGVEQVELQRKNGSQLCVLSKNGAETVAPHRTADLLAYQYFIDEKQRLVRMPGNAGSNAAPEPVTGPFGDGAQPLRSAAVSRDEERAAGVSSDGRRLYTTSVVSKSTLGGPELRSRAKSEKDGLSTPSWDGRGNLWVADRDRKRPRLLWLSEGTGEPVQVHVPDLNGRIEAVRVAADGVRVALLVAKNGETKLQIGRVEWEDGKGGRPAISVVELLEAAPQMEEVTAMSWAGGSRLVVIGRESGGVQQMRYVQCDGSARTGATLPGLTGAKEIAASEDERQPLVAHSDDGIVRLPSGAQWQTVVKEGTAPVYPG; via the coding sequence GTGGGCGCTGAGGGTCAACTGCGGGGGCGCACGCGTCCGCTGCGCGCCGGAGTGGTGCTCGCCGCGTGCGGGGTGCTGATCGCCGGATGCGCCTCCATGCCCGACGAGGGCAACATGAAGAAGGTCGAAGCCTCCCAGCGGCCCGACTCGCAGTCACAGGTGCGCGTGTACGCCATGCCGCCGCCCGAGGACGCGGGCGCGGTCGACATCGTCCAGGGCTTCCTGGAGGCGCTGACCAGCGACGACCCGGACTTCGCCATCGCGCGGAAGTACCTGACGAAGAAGGCGTCCCAGAACTGGCACCCGGAGCGCTCCACCACGGTGCTCGCCGACGGCCCGAACACGGTCGCGGACAACGTGGGCAACAACAACGAGGGCGAGCGCACGTACTCGCTGACCGGCCGCAGGCTCGCCACCGTCAACGAGCAGCGCGCGTACAAGCCCGACACGAGGCCGTACAAGCAGTCCGTGCACCTCACCCAGCAGAGCGGCCCGAACGGCATGGTGTGGCGCATCGACGTCCCGCCCGTGGGTGTCGTGCTCGGCGAGTCCGACTTCGAGCGGAACTACCAGGCCGTCAACAAGTACTACTTCGCGTCGCCCCCGGGGAACGTGAAGACCCGTGACAGGCCCGGCGGCCAACAGGGGCTCGTCGCCGACCCCATCTACGTACGCCAGCGCATCGACCCGCTGACCGAGACGGTGAAGGCGCTGCTCGACGGCCCCACCAACTGGCTCGGGCCGGTGGTCCGTTCGGCGGTCCCGATGGGCGCGCGGCTCGCGTCCGGCACCAAGTCGCTGACGCCCGACGACAAGAACAGGCTGGTCGTGCCGCTGAACGCGCGCGCCGACACGCTCGGGCACGACCAGTGCACGCAGATGGCCGCCCAACTGCTCTTCACGCTCCAGGACCTGACCTCCTCCGGCGTGGAACAGGTGGAACTGCAGCGCAAGAACGGCTCGCAGCTGTGCGTCCTCAGCAAGAACGGCGCCGAGACCGTCGCGCCGCACCGCACGGCGGACCTCCTGGCGTACCAGTACTTCATCGACGAGAAGCAGCGACTGGTGCGGATGCCCGGCAACGCGGGCAGCAACGCCGCGCCCGAGCCGGTGACCGGGCCGTTCGGCGACGGGGCGCAGCCGCTGCGCTCGGCGGCGGTGTCGCGCGACGAGGAGCGCGCCGCAGGTGTGTCCTCCGACGGGCGGCGGCTGTACACGACGTCGGTGGTGTCGAAGTCCACGCTCGGCGGCCCGGAGCTGCGCTCCCGCGCCAAGTCGGAGAAGGACGGCCTTTCGACGCCCAGTTGGGACGGGCGGGGCAACCTGTGGGTGGCCGACCGGGACCGCAAGCGGCCACGGCTGCTGTGGCTCTCCGAGGGCACCGGCGAGCCGGTCCAGGTCCACGTCCCCGATCTGAACGGGCGCATCGAGGCGGTGCGGGTCGCGGCCGACGGGGTGCGGGTCGCGCTCCTGGTGGCGAAGAACGGCGAGACCAAGCTCCAGATCGGCCGCGTCGAGTGGGAGGACGGCAAGGGCGGCCGGCCCGCCATCTCCGTGGTCGAACTGCTGGAGGCGGCACCGCAGATGGAGGAGGTCACCGCCATGTCCTGGGCGGGCGGCAGCCGCCTCGTGGTGATCGGCCGCGAGTCCGGCGGTGTGCAGCAGATGCGGTACGTCCAGTGCGACGGGTCCGCGCGCACGGGGGCGACGCTGCCCGGTCTGACCGGCGCGAAGGAGATCGCCGCGTCGGAGGACGAGCGGCAGCCGCTGGTGGCTCACTCGGACGACGGGATCGTACGGCTGCCGTCCGGAGCGCAGTGGCAGACGGTGGTCAAGGAGGGGACGGCACCGGTCTATCCGGGGTGA
- a CDS encoding glycerophosphoryl diester phosphodiesterase membrane domain-containing protein, whose product MNDTPGWASPGSAPSDGHDPGKKGSGEPEDQPSGPGSKWSKEQPPPAQWSAPSPPAPDQSPPPPAPPGQGWGGGPGGPGGPGGSGGPGWGAGGPGGPGGPYRGWGAWQGPPAAAKPGVIPLRPLAVGEILDGAVSTMRTYWRTVLGISLTIAVVSELCLVLLQGLVLNDNQNLEALDDSSATTGEVVRALRDTLLSFGVVIVVMLLGTIVATALLTMVTSRAVLGKSVTTAEAWQDARPQLWKLLGLTLLLPLIGLGVVAAGTVPGILVTVAGGGDGGIALIFLGGLAAGVVAVWLMVRFSLASPALMLEKQGVKQALRRSAKLVRLSWWRVFGINLLAMVITNVVVSIIGIPFTLVAGAVSGDGVSGFLDSSTSDVGWTFLIVSGIGQVIGSMLTFPITAGVSVLLYIDQRIRREALDLELARAAGVPGHGPSDAPGTPGS is encoded by the coding sequence ATGAACGACACTCCGGGCTGGGCTTCGCCCGGATCTGCCCCCTCCGACGGCCACGACCCCGGCAAGAAGGGGTCCGGCGAGCCCGAGGACCAGCCGAGCGGCCCGGGCTCGAAGTGGTCCAAGGAGCAGCCGCCGCCCGCCCAGTGGTCCGCGCCGAGCCCGCCGGCCCCCGACCAGAGCCCGCCACCACCCGCGCCTCCCGGCCAGGGCTGGGGCGGGGGTCCCGGCGGCCCGGGGGGCCCTGGCGGCTCCGGAGGGCCCGGCTGGGGCGCGGGCGGCCCCGGGGGTCCCGGCGGCCCCTACCGCGGCTGGGGCGCCTGGCAGGGCCCGCCGGCCGCCGCGAAGCCCGGCGTCATCCCGCTGCGCCCGCTGGCCGTCGGCGAGATCCTGGACGGCGCTGTCTCCACGATGCGTACGTACTGGCGCACGGTCCTCGGCATCTCGCTGACCATCGCCGTCGTCTCCGAGCTCTGCCTCGTCCTGCTCCAGGGCCTGGTCCTCAACGACAACCAGAACCTCGAGGCCCTGGACGACTCGAGCGCGACCACCGGAGAGGTGGTGCGGGCACTCCGTGACACGCTCCTCAGCTTCGGCGTCGTCATCGTCGTCATGCTGCTCGGCACGATCGTCGCCACGGCGCTGTTGACGATGGTCACGAGCCGCGCCGTCCTGGGCAAGTCGGTCACCACCGCCGAGGCCTGGCAGGATGCCCGCCCGCAACTGTGGAAGCTGCTCGGCCTGACGCTGCTCCTGCCGCTCATCGGCCTGGGCGTGGTCGCCGCAGGCACGGTGCCGGGGATCCTGGTCACCGTGGCCGGCGGGGGCGACGGAGGAATCGCCCTCATCTTCCTCGGCGGGCTCGCGGCGGGTGTCGTCGCCGTCTGGCTGATGGTCCGCTTCTCGCTCGCCTCTCCGGCGCTGATGCTGGAGAAGCAGGGTGTGAAGCAGGCGCTCCGCCGGTCCGCCAAGCTGGTGCGTCTCTCCTGGTGGCGGGTCTTCGGCATCAACCTGCTGGCCATGGTCATCACGAACGTCGTCGTGTCGATCATCGGCATCCCGTTCACCCTCGTCGCGGGCGCGGTCAGCGGCGACGGCGTGTCCGGCTTCCTGGACAGCAGCACGAGTGACGTCGGCTGGACGTTCCTGATCGTCAGCGGCATCGGGCAGGTGATCGGCTCCATGCTGACGTTCCCGATCACCGCCGGGGTCTCCGTGCTTCTCTACATCGACCAGCGCATCCGCCGCGAGGCCCTCGACCTCGAACTCGCCCGCGCCGCCGGTGTGCCGGGCCACGGCCCGAGCGACGCCCCCGGCACCCCGGGGAGCTGA
- the mtrA gene encoding two-component system response regulator MtrA, with the protein MMSGMKGRVLVVDDDTALAEMLGIVLRGEGFEPSFVADGDKALAAFREAKPDLVLLDLMLPGRDGIEVCRLIRAESGVPIVMLTAKSDTVDVVVGLESGADDYIVKPFKPKELVARIRARLRRSEEPAPEQLAIGDLVIDVAGHSVKRDGQSIALTPLEFDLLVALARKPWQVFTREVLLEQVWGYRHAADTRLVNVHVQRLRSKVERDPERPEIVVTVRGVGYKAGPS; encoded by the coding sequence ATGATGTCAGGCATGAAGGGACGAGTCCTTGTCGTCGACGACGACACCGCACTGGCCGAGATGCTCGGGATTGTGCTGCGTGGTGAAGGTTTTGAGCCGTCGTTCGTAGCTGATGGCGACAAGGCGCTGGCCGCTTTCCGGGAGGCCAAGCCCGATCTGGTGCTTCTCGACCTGATGCTGCCCGGACGGGACGGCATCGAGGTGTGCCGTCTGATCAGGGCGGAGTCCGGGGTGCCCATCGTCATGCTCACGGCCAAGAGCGACACCGTGGATGTGGTGGTCGGCCTGGAGTCCGGGGCCGATGACTACATCGTCAAGCCGTTCAAGCCCAAGGAGCTGGTGGCGCGCATCCGTGCGCGGCTGCGCCGCTCCGAGGAGCCCGCGCCGGAGCAGCTGGCCATCGGTGACCTGGTCATCGACGTGGCCGGGCACTCCGTGAAGCGGGACGGGCAGTCGATCGCGCTGACGCCGCTGGAGTTCGACCTGCTGGTCGCGCTGGCCCGCAAGCCGTGGCAGGTGTTCACGCGCGAGGTGCTCCTCGAGCAGGTCTGGGGCTACCGGCACGCGGCCGACACCCGCCTGGTGAATGTGCATGTGCAGCGGCTGCGCTCCAAGGTCGAGCGCGACCCGGAGCGTCCGGAGATCGTCGTGACCGTGCGTGGCGTCGGTTACAAGGCCGGACCGAGCTGA
- a CDS encoding DUF4129 domain-containing protein — MSVAAPPSGAGTGVTLPRGDDSPPLTIPGRPAREAAERELSKSMYHENDPSLLQRALNRFWGWVDDLFGAASGAAPGGVVGLVVIVLAVVAVAAALWWRLGTPRRTPTTSAALFDDRPRSAAEHRADAEAHAAQGHWSQALQERMRAIVRSLEERALLDPRPGRTADEAAAEAARPLPGHEDRLHAAARDFDDVTYGGRTASEAAYHRLADLDRDLERAKPLLTTASHAPSDSASWGAIR; from the coding sequence GTGTCGGTGGCCGCGCCACCGTCCGGCGCCGGCACGGGGGTGACGCTGCCGCGTGGCGATGACAGCCCACCACTGACGATCCCGGGCCGCCCCGCGCGGGAGGCGGCCGAGCGCGAACTGTCCAAGTCGATGTACCACGAGAACGACCCCAGCCTCCTCCAGCGCGCCCTGAACCGCTTCTGGGGCTGGGTCGACGACCTGTTCGGCGCGGCGTCCGGCGCGGCGCCGGGCGGCGTGGTCGGTCTGGTCGTCATCGTGCTCGCGGTGGTGGCGGTCGCCGCGGCCCTCTGGTGGCGCCTCGGCACCCCCCGCCGCACCCCCACCACCTCTGCCGCGCTCTTCGACGACCGCCCCCGCAGCGCCGCGGAGCACCGCGCGGACGCCGAGGCGCACGCGGCCCAGGGCCACTGGAGCCAGGCCCTCCAGGAGCGGATGCGGGCGATCGTGCGCTCCCTGGAGGAACGCGCGCTCCTCGACCCGCGCCCCGGCCGCACCGCCGACGAGGCCGCCGCGGAGGCCGCCCGCCCCCTGCCCGGCCACGAGGACCGCCTGCACGCGGCGGCCCGGGACTTCGACGACGTGACGTACGGAGGCCGTACGGCCTCCGAAGCGGCGTACCACCGGCTCGCCGACCTGGACCGCGACCTGGAGCGCGCCAAGCCGCTCCTCACCACCGCGTCCCACGCCCCGTCCGACAGCGCCTCCTGGGGAGCGATCCGATGA